One segment of Yersinia kristensenii DNA contains the following:
- a CDS encoding pirin family protein gives MKKVQGIYRAPRQHWVGDGFPVRSLFSYQSHGKQLSPFLLLDYAGPMDFTPTQQRRGVGQHPHRGFETVTIVYHGEVEHRDSTGKGGIIGPGDVQWMTAGGGILHEEFHSDSFAQRGGAFEMVQLWVNLPAKDKMTAPGYQAIRNETIPLVTLPEGAGSLRVIAGDYAGENGPAQTFSPLNVWDIRLNQGKSTEFSLPDGWNTALIVLRGTVQVNGDAIARDAEMVLLGSAGSKVIVEANNDAVLLLLSGEPIEEPIIGYGPFVMNTQEQIAEAIADFNSGRFGSMSHHA, from the coding sequence ATGAAAAAAGTCCAAGGTATTTATCGTGCGCCGCGCCAACATTGGGTGGGTGATGGTTTCCCGGTTCGCTCACTGTTTTCATACCAAAGTCATGGCAAACAACTCAGCCCATTCCTGTTGCTGGACTATGCCGGGCCGATGGATTTTACCCCGACTCAGCAGCGTCGAGGTGTCGGGCAACATCCACATCGCGGATTTGAAACTGTGACCATTGTGTATCACGGTGAAGTTGAGCACCGCGACTCTACCGGTAAAGGTGGAATTATTGGCCCTGGTGATGTGCAGTGGATGACAGCAGGTGGCGGTATTCTGCATGAAGAATTTCATTCAGATAGCTTTGCACAACGCGGCGGTGCTTTTGAAATGGTGCAATTATGGGTCAATTTACCGGCTAAAGACAAAATGACCGCACCGGGTTATCAAGCCATTCGCAATGAAACTATTCCTCTGGTTACATTGCCTGAAGGCGCGGGTAGTCTGCGCGTCATCGCGGGGGACTATGCTGGAGAAAATGGCCCCGCCCAGACTTTCTCACCCTTGAATGTGTGGGATATCCGGCTAAATCAAGGAAAAAGCACTGAGTTTTCACTGCCCGATGGCTGGAATACCGCGCTAATTGTGTTGCGCGGTACTGTGCAGGTTAATGGGGATGCGATTGCCCGTGATGCAGAAATGGTGTTGTTGGGATCTGCCGGTAGCAAGGTGATTGTTGAAGCTAATAATGATGCCGTGCTGTTATTGCTCAGTGGTGAGCCAATCGAGGAGCCCATTATCGGTTACGGGCCTTTTGTGATGAACACCCAAGAGCAAATTGCCGAGGCTATCGCGGACTTTAACAGTGGCCGTTTTGGTTCGATGAGTCATCACGCCTAA
- a CDS encoding LysR family transcriptional regulator, with translation MQDLNDLYYYAEVVEHGGFSAAARVLGVPKSKLSRRLALLEERLGVRLIQRSTRRFAVTDVGRTYYEHCKAMLEEAKAAQESIDLTRAEPRGVVRMTCPVALLQATVSTMLADFMASCPLVTLHLDATNRQVDPVAEAIDIAIRVRPPPLQDSDLVLKVLGNRCQCLVASPELIARQGEVKVPSDLTGWPSLGLGQPQQEFIWNLAGPDGAHAAIYHQPRLVTADMTTLRSAALSGVGAVQLPVMMVTEQLTSGELIRLLPEWSLRHEIIHAVFPSRRGLLPSVRSVLDYLTLRFSQLDDK, from the coding sequence ATGCAGGATCTTAATGACCTCTATTATTATGCCGAGGTGGTCGAGCACGGAGGATTCAGTGCCGCAGCCCGGGTATTGGGGGTACCCAAGTCAAAACTGAGTCGGCGGTTGGCTTTATTGGAAGAGCGGCTAGGGGTGCGATTAATTCAGCGCTCAACCCGGCGCTTTGCGGTGACGGATGTCGGGCGCACCTATTATGAACACTGCAAAGCGATGCTGGAAGAAGCCAAAGCGGCACAAGAATCGATTGATTTAACACGAGCAGAGCCCCGTGGGGTGGTGCGTATGACTTGCCCAGTGGCACTGTTACAAGCCACGGTCAGCACTATGTTAGCGGATTTTATGGCCAGTTGCCCTCTGGTGACGCTTCATCTCGACGCGACAAATCGACAGGTCGACCCGGTGGCGGAAGCCATTGATATTGCTATTCGGGTTCGGCCACCGCCATTGCAAGACAGTGATTTGGTGCTGAAGGTGTTAGGCAACCGCTGTCAGTGTCTGGTCGCCAGCCCTGAATTGATTGCGCGCCAGGGGGAAGTGAAAGTGCCCTCTGATTTGACCGGCTGGCCAAGTCTTGGGCTAGGGCAACCGCAGCAGGAGTTTATCTGGAACTTAGCGGGGCCAGATGGGGCGCATGCAGCAATCTATCATCAACCTCGGCTGGTGACCGCAGACATGACCACATTACGCAGCGCTGCCCTAAGTGGGGTCGGGGCGGTGCAGCTTCCGGTGATGATGGTGACAGAGCAATTGACCTCGGGGGAATTAATCCGTCTGCTACCGGAGTGGTCACTGCGCCATGAAATTATCCATGCCGTTTTCCCCTCACGGCGCGGTTTATTACCCTCAGTGCGCAGTGTGCTTGATTATTTGACACTGCGTTTTAGTCAACTTGATGATAAGTAA
- a CDS encoding EamA family transporter, producing the protein MKWHDGLRQPGVLAVLTAAALFGAGTPLAKQLLNTVSPWLLAGLLYLGSGVGLALYRLITRPSPVSLPRNELWWFIGAITAGGIIAPVLLLIGLTGMPASGASLLLNAEGVFTALLAWFAFKENFDRRIALGMIVIIAGAAILSWPGEAHFAGLWPTLAILGACFAWGIDNNLTRKVSLTDATWIASVKGWMAGTVNLGLAFSLGASWPPLTQLAGALLVGFFAYGVSLALFVIGLRHLGTARTGAYFSVAPFLGAALAVAMGDAVTLPLVAAGLLMAIGIWLHLTEQHEHQHHHEDLPHEHEHLHDVHHQHSHDFPVSANVPHKHPHRHQPMTHSHPHFPDSHHRHKHESQTKDK; encoded by the coding sequence ATGAAATGGCATGATGGACTGCGACAACCGGGGGTATTAGCGGTATTAACCGCGGCGGCATTGTTTGGTGCCGGAACCCCATTGGCAAAACAATTGCTGAATACGGTTAGCCCATGGTTACTGGCCGGTTTACTCTATCTGGGTTCTGGAGTGGGTTTGGCGCTGTATCGGTTGATAACTCGCCCGTCCCCCGTCAGCTTGCCGCGTAATGAGCTATGGTGGTTTATCGGCGCGATTACCGCCGGTGGGATTATTGCGCCGGTGCTGCTGCTGATTGGCCTAACCGGCATGCCCGCATCGGGTGCTTCATTGTTACTCAATGCTGAAGGGGTATTTACTGCCCTGCTCGCCTGGTTTGCTTTCAAAGAGAACTTTGACCGCCGCATTGCTTTGGGCATGATAGTGATTATTGCCGGTGCCGCTATTCTGAGCTGGCCGGGAGAAGCACATTTTGCCGGACTATGGCCGACACTGGCTATTCTGGGCGCTTGTTTCGCCTGGGGGATTGATAATAATCTGACCCGCAAAGTCTCTTTGACGGACGCCACATGGATTGCATCAGTCAAAGGATGGATGGCTGGTACGGTGAATCTCGGATTGGCATTTTCGCTTGGTGCCAGTTGGCCGCCACTCACCCAACTGGCCGGTGCTCTGCTGGTCGGATTCTTTGCCTATGGCGTCAGTCTGGCCCTGTTTGTTATTGGCTTGCGCCACTTGGGCACCGCCCGCACCGGCGCTTACTTTTCTGTCGCGCCATTTTTGGGCGCGGCGCTGGCGGTGGCAATGGGTGATGCAGTGACCTTACCTTTAGTGGCCGCCGGGCTGTTGATGGCCATAGGGATTTGGTTGCATCTGACTGAACAGCATGAGCATCAGCACCACCATGAAGACTTACCGCACGAACACGAACATCTTCATGATGTACATCATCAGCATTCACATGATTTTCCGGTCAGCGCCAATGTGCCACATAAACATCCTCATCGGCATCAGCCCATGACGCACTCTCATCCCCACTTTCCGGACTCGCACCATCGCCACAAACATGAATCGCAAACCAAAGATAAATAA
- a CDS encoding YeaH/YhbH family protein, which produces MGYFIDRRLNGKNKSMVNRQRFLRRYKSQIKQSISDAINKRSVTDIESGESVSIPIDDINEPMFHQGRGGLRHRVHPGNDHFVTNDRIERPQGGGGGSGSGQGNAGQDGEGEDEFVFQISKDEYLDLLFEDLALPNLKKNQYKQLTEFKTHRAGYTSNGVPANISVVRSLQNSLARRTAMTASKRRELRELEETLKALENSEPAQLLEEERIRKAIAELKQKIARVPFIDTFDLRYKNYERRPEPSSQAVMFCLMDVSGSMDQATKDMAKRFYILLYLFLSRTYKNVDVVYIRHHTQAKEVDEQEFFYSQETGGTIVSSALKLMDEVVQERYDPAQWNIYAAQASDGDNWADDSPLCHELLAKKILPVVRYYSYIEITRRAHQTLWREYEDLQAKYENFAMQHIRDPEDIYPVFRELFHRQTVDN; this is translated from the coding sequence ATGGGCTACTTTATTGACAGGCGACTTAACGGCAAAAATAAAAGCATGGTCAATCGCCAGCGCTTTTTGCGCCGCTATAAGTCGCAAATTAAACAATCAATTTCCGATGCTATCAATAAAAGGTCAGTAACTGATATTGAGAGTGGCGAATCTGTCTCGATACCTATTGACGATATCAATGAGCCGATGTTCCATCAGGGCCGTGGTGGATTACGCCATCGGGTGCACCCCGGCAATGACCATTTTGTCACCAATGACCGCATCGAACGCCCACAAGGTGGTGGTGGCGGTAGCGGCAGTGGTCAGGGGAATGCCGGTCAGGACGGTGAAGGGGAGGATGAATTTGTCTTTCAGATCTCCAAAGACGAATATCTCGATTTGTTGTTCGAAGATCTGGCGCTGCCTAACCTGAAGAAAAATCAGTATAAACAGCTGACCGAATTTAAAACTCACCGTGCAGGTTATACCTCCAATGGGGTACCTGCCAATATCAGTGTGGTGCGCTCACTGCAAAACTCACTGGCTCGCCGTACTGCCATGACCGCCAGTAAACGTCGAGAACTGCGCGAATTAGAAGAGACACTGAAAGCGCTGGAAAACTCGGAACCGGCACAATTGTTGGAAGAAGAGCGCATACGCAAAGCCATTGCCGAATTAAAACAAAAAATCGCCCGGGTACCTTTTATTGATACCTTTGATTTGCGTTATAAAAACTATGAACGGCGGCCTGAACCCTCAAGTCAGGCAGTCATGTTTTGCTTGATGGACGTGTCTGGCTCCATGGATCAAGCCACTAAGGACATGGCAAAGCGGTTTTATATTCTGCTGTATCTATTCCTGAGCCGCACTTATAAGAACGTCGATGTCGTGTATATCCGCCATCACACACAAGCGAAAGAAGTTGATGAACAAGAGTTTTTCTATTCGCAAGAAACCGGTGGGACTATTGTCTCCAGTGCGCTGAAGCTGATGGACGAAGTGGTGCAAGAGCGCTATGACCCTGCGCAATGGAATATCTACGCGGCTCAAGCCTCGGATGGGGATAACTGGGCCGATGATTCGCCGCTGTGCCATGAATTACTGGCGAAAAAAATCCTGCCAGTGGTGCGTTACTATAGTTACATCGAAATCACCCGCCGTGCCCATCAAACACTGTGGCGAGAATATGAAGATTTACAGGCAAAATATGAGAATTTTGCCATGCAGCATATTCGGGATCCGGAAGATATTTATCCCGTATTCCGTGAGTTGTTCCATAGGCAGACTGTTGATAATTAA